AATTCATGCAGTACCGTTTCCCTTCAGGAGGGGGTCCGTCATCAAAGACATGGCCGAGATGGGCACTGCACCGGGCGCAGAGAACTTCGGTGCGCTCCACCCCGCCGGATCGATCCGTCCGGGTCCGGACGTTGAGCGGAGATACGGGTGCGGAGAAGCTCGGCCAGCCGGTCCCGGAATCGAATTTTGCATTGGAGGAAAAGAGATCGGTTTTACAACAGGCACATGAGTAAATGCCGGGTTCCTTCCAGGCGTGATATTTTCCGGTGAACGCGTATTCGGTGCCCTGCCCCCGGGCAACGGCGAACTGTTCCGGCGTGAGAATGGCTTTCCACTCCTCATCGGTCTTAACTATGGGCAGAACCTGTTCAGTCCTGCCGGTCTGCATGCTGAAGATGAAAAGCGGGGATCCTCCATCGCGGCCTTCCGGTATCATGATCTGCTCCTGAAAGAGTGATAGCGGGGTGCAGGTATAGAGCTTCGGCTTGAGGCACTACACCCCGAAAAAACCAAGCACCCGCTTTTTGGGATCCTTAAAAAAGATCTTTGCACCTTGTTTGATGTTCCGAACATCCTCGACGGTGTAGAGGATATCAGGATAATTCTTTGAGAGGATATCAAGCAGCCGGCCCAGCTCTTTTCTTGGGACGATCATGAAGATGATGTTCACGGAATGCGAGAATGTCCCGGACCCCTCGATCCGGGTCATGCCATAGCCACCCGCCGAGAGTTCTGCCATGATCGGCTGGGGATCGCCCGGGACGAACATGCGGACAATAACATCCCCTATCGAGATCATATCCTCGATCTGCATGCCAAGCAGGGTACCTATCCCGTATCCTGCAAGATAGGCAAGGATGTTCCAGTAATCGGTCAGGTTGGTGAGGACAAGCCCCGTTGAGAGCAGCCAGATACCGGTCTTGACTATCCCCATGCAGGATGCAAGGTTCGCATGGCCGCGGGCGATATAGATGGTGCGGACGGTCTCAAGACTGGTCTCAAAGATCCTGGCGATCAGGATAATAAGGGGTACCGTTGCGGCAGCCCAGATGACGGTCGGTTCGATGAGTGGTCACGCTCCTAACCAGAATAGTCTTATCGGCTCTCTTGAATACCTTACGGTTGTTTCCTGAAAGGGAGGTGCCCTTCAACGGGTTATTGAGGAAGGAGTCACCAGCTTGTGGCAGGGATCACAGGATTCCATTTCTGGGTACGATCCATTTCCGGCAGCGTATTTTCCGGACAATCCGGTTCTGGTTTTCCATCTCTTCCCTGATATCGCGGCAGATCCGGTGCCTGACAGACCGGATGGCCGTTGCCCGGTCTATCACGGCCCGGTTGTAAAACCTGTATGATCCGTCTTCTGGTGCAGGATCCGGAGGGGGACTGGTTTTCATGATGACGACAACCGCTCAGGAAGGATGGAACGTGATCCTGCTCTGTCCGTAATAATTCCAGAAAAAGGAACAACCGGTTGCAATTATCTTTCCTGGGAGATACCCCAGGGAGAACAACTCAACACAGAGCCAGATGATGCAGATGTTCACGAGAAGACAACTGAACGATATCGCTGCAAACGCGGAAAACTGGACAAAATAATGCCGGTTCGCGTCATGGAATGTCAGGCACTTGTTCAGGAGATAACTGACAACGATCCCGCAGCAATAGGATACGGTTGCGGAGAGAAGGTACCATATGCCGAGATACGATGTGAGAACGTACAGCAGGCCGATGTCAATCGCCGAAGACAGGATGCCGATAATAAAAAACCCAAAAATCCGCTCGTTTTTAAACATCCTTGCACTCCCGCAGAGGAGAGAGTTCATCATCGTGAACACAGGATCACGTGCACTCCGGACAAAGGTGCCGGAAACGGTCCCGGGCCGCGGGACGGGGCATCGGGGGAATATCTCCAGCCGTCATACCACACCCGCACAATCATACAGCGTGCTCTCTGAGTTTTGTTGCCCGCCGGCATTCATACCGGTGCCAGAGGGACCGGTCATTCCCGTCATGCCGGAACGGCTGCTCCCGGACGCCGGATCCTGCAGGGACGACGATATACCGGCAGTGAGGTTGCTGCCACCTGCCCGGTATTCTGAAGCGGGAACGGCTGAACAGTGGCTGCTTACCCATGAGAGGACCTCTGCATTGCCGGACATCCGGTCTCCTCCGAAATCTGAAGACGGCGTGTAGAAATACCGGACTTTTCCTGCCTTGAGAAGGGAAGTGAGGCTCCCGGTCGAGAGGATATTGTCAGAGCCGGAAAAACCGCCCAATGATATGACAGGTCTGCCCGTCTCAAGGATCAGGGACGCAGCCTCGTGACTGCTGGGCACTGCCACAATCCAGGTTTCCCCGGAAGAATGGGAGACCAGGTAATCGGCAAGCTGCGTTGTGCTGTTCTCCTGGCCGGGAAAGCCGTTTCCCCCGGACATTCCCCTGCCGCCCTGCGTACTCTGGGGGCCGGCGGAGGGGAGGAGATTTCCGCTCCCGTAAGCGAGCGGCGTGCAGGACCAGACGAACGGGGCGACAAACAAAATCCCGATTGCAAGTATGGCAGCAATTGTCGGGAGCCGGATGTCACGGGATGTGGGTTTCAGTCTGAAGTATACCAGTACCAGGGCGGGGGCGATCGTCCCCAGTGCAACAACGGGAATGAGCGCACCCGCCCACTCAGCAGAGTACAGGAGTATCCTGACCTGGACGCACCCGGTGATGATGACCGCGGCAACCAGGATCCAGCCCGGTATACCTTTCCCGCGATACGCTGCGTACATTGCCAGGGCACCGATACCAGCCAGTGCCGCAAGGGGCGGAGCGATGGTGGCAAGGTAATAGGAATGCCAGAACCCGGTCGTGAAACTGAAGTACAGGAGGCCGGGAAACAGCCAGAGGCAGAGTGCAGTGACCGTAAGTCCCCTGGGAGAGAAGACGCCGGTTTCCTCTAGCCCTTTCTCCGAGATGGAGGCCGGACGGCGCCACAGGGCACAAAGGCCGATCAGGGTGAAGGGGAGGAGCCAGCTGATCTGCCCTGCAAGACCTTCGGACAGGAGCCGGAACAGGCCGGGGGTCCCGTTCTCTGCCATTATACCGCCGGCACCTCCGGTGCCTGACGGCGGGGTGCCAGCGGGCGCACCGTAGGGACCGCTGCCTGAAAACTGCATGGCTCCCGGATCCGAAGATCCCGGCCCGGTTGCCGCTCCCTCACCCATGCGCCGGTCCTGCTTCCGGCTATTCTCCTGCATACCCGGGCCGGGGAAAACTCCCTGTTGCAGGAGCATGGTACCTTTCATGGAAGGTACAGAACCGGGGCCGGCTCCCTGGCCGGTCATGCCGTTTTCCAGCCGGTGGATCCCGTTATAATTGATGATGAGACCAAGAACGGTGTTGTCCCCGCTTCCCCCGATGAACGGGCGCTGGTCCGCAGGGACCAGGTCCACGGCAGCAGTCCAGGACAGGGATACGATAATCAGGACCAGGACTGCCAGGATGAGATGGAGGGCGCGGGTCTTCATGCCGAGGTTCCGGGTTCCCATAAGATAGATGACCAGAACCGCGGGTACAATGAGGAAGGCCTGGATCATCTTGATATTGAACCCGACGCCGATGAGTCCCACGGATACGAGAAGCCAGGGAAGCGACTGCTCCCGCGCAGCTTTCAGTGCAGTAAAGAGTGCAAGGAGGAGGACAAAGATCAACAGCCCGTCCATGGTCCCGTTCCGGGATACTGCAACAAAGATTGGCGTGACGCCAAGGGCAAAGGCTGACACGAGGCCGGCCGGTTTCC
Above is a window of uncultured Methanoregula sp. DNA encoding:
- the msrB gene encoding peptide-methionine (R)-S-oxide reductase MsrB, which codes for MIPEGRDGGSPLFIFSMQTGRTEQVLPIVKTDEEWKAILTPEQFAVARGQGTEYAFTGKYHAWKEPGIYSCACCKTDLFSSNAKFDSGTGWPSFSAPVSPLNVRTRTDRSGGVERTEVLCARCSAHLGHVFDDGPPPEGKRYCMNSAALDFYRLP
- a CDS encoding DUF2179 domain-containing protein gives rise to the protein MGIVKTGIWLLSTGLVLTNLTDYWNILAYLAGYGIGTLLGMQIEDMISIGDVIVRMFVPGDPQPIMAELSAGGYGMTRIEGSGTFSHSVNIIFMIVPRKELGRLLDILSKNYPDILYTVEDVRNIKQGAKIFFKDPKKRVLGFFGV
- a CDS encoding GtrA family protein; this encodes MMNSLLCGSARMFKNERIFGFFIIGILSSAIDIGLLYVLTSYLGIWYLLSATVSYCCGIVVSYLLNKCLTFHDANRHYFVQFSAFAAISFSCLLVNICIIWLCVELFSLGYLPGKIIATGCSFFWNYYGQSRITFHPS
- a CDS encoding glycosyltransferase family 39 protein, with amino-acid sequence MTGMAFFEKYRTELVLAGILLLSLFLNLWNLWNQGISNEYYAAAVKSMLENPRVMFFNSFDAAGFVTVDKPPVGLWVQVVSAALLGFSGWALVLPEALAGVGSVALVYLMVSRPFGKPAGLVSAFALGVTPIFVAVSRNGTMDGLLIFVLLLALFTALKAAREQSLPWLLVSVGLIGVGFNIKMIQAFLIVPAVLVIYLMGTRNLGMKTRALHLILAVLVLIIVSLSWTAAVDLVPADQRPFIGGSGDNTVLGLIINYNGIHRLENGMTGQGAGPGSVPSMKGTMLLQQGVFPGPGMQENSRKQDRRMGEGAATGPGSSDPGAMQFSGSGPYGAPAGTPPSGTGGAGGIMAENGTPGLFRLLSEGLAGQISWLLPFTLIGLCALWRRPASISEKGLEETGVFSPRGLTVTALCLWLFPGLLYFSFTTGFWHSYYLATIAPPLAALAGIGALAMYAAYRGKGIPGWILVAAVIITGCVQVRILLYSAEWAGALIPVVALGTIAPALVLVYFRLKPTSRDIRLPTIAAILAIGILFVAPFVWSCTPLAYGSGNLLPSAGPQSTQGGRGMSGGNGFPGQENSTTQLADYLVSHSSGETWIVAVPSSHEAASLILETGRPVISLGGFSGSDNILSTGSLTSLLKAGKVRYFYTPSSDFGGDRMSGNAEVLSWVSSHCSAVPASEYRAGGSNLTAGISSSLQDPASGSSRSGMTGMTGPSGTGMNAGGQQNSESTLYDCAGVV